A region of Nerophis lumbriciformis linkage group LG26, RoL_Nlum_v2.1, whole genome shotgun sequence DNA encodes the following proteins:
- the LOC133623483 gene encoding delayed-rectifier potassium channel regulatory subunit KCNS3-like has product MGYGQILHKRGYEEHQLHLNVGGLRFQVDGDMLLRFPHTRLARLVCCRSEESILELCDDYSAADREYYFDRNPRVFLCVLNFYQTGRLHMMEELCVFSFSQEIEYWGVQEFHLADCCNNWYHEKKEYMAHRDWDASSEDGPPSLASSMEELSALDQDLDKFKGAWCAEVRSYVWLRLEDPGHSRASKVIALASLSVVLTSIIAMCVHSMPEFQQVDDNDKPIEDPVLAILEVICIICFSAEFIIRLFVAPSRRKFLGNPLNIIDVASILPFYATLVLENTDEESAEENEDLENVGKVVQVLRLMRVLRILKLARHSIGLRALGATVRHSYNEVGLLLLFLSVGISIFSALIYFAEKEEPDTDLGTIPSGWWWATITMTTVGFGDTCPVTLAGKMVATLCIICGLLVVALPVTIIFNKFSKYYQRNKAMERQCMPNPERQDPDLPYYNIRDLFTDSVYPFIGDITFGNSVSSLGDHTDASSLHDADMCNIDTGPAPK; this is encoded by the coding sequence ATGGGGTACGGGCAAATCCTCCACAAGCGCGGCTATGAGGAGCATCAGCTTCACCTCAATGTGGGGGGTCTCCGCTTCCAGGTGGACGGAGATATGTTGCTCCGCTTCCCTCACACGCGCCTGGCTCGCCTGGTGTGCTGCCGCAGCGAGGAGTCCATCCTGGAGCTCTGCGACGACTACAGCGCCGCCGACCGGGAGTATTATTTCGACAGGAACCCCCGGGTTTTCCTCTGCGTCCTCAACTTCTACCAAACGGGGCGCCTCCACATGATGGAGGAGCTGTGCGTCTTCTCCTTCAGCCAGGAGATCGAGTACTGGGGCGTCCAGGAGTTCCACCTGGCCGACTGCTGCAACAACTGGTACCACGAGAAGAAGGAGTACATGGCCCACCGGGACTGGGACGCCAGCAGCGAGGACGGCCCGCCCAGCTTGGCCTCGTCCATGGAGGAGCTCTCGGCGCTGGATCAGGACTTGGACAAGTTCAAGGGCGCCTGGTGCGCCGAGGTCAGGAGTTACGTCTGGCTCCGGCTGGAGGATCCGGGTCATTCCCGAGCCTCCAAGGTCATCGCCTTGGCCTCGCTCAGCGTGGTGTTGACCTCCATCATTGCCATGTGTGTCCACAGCATGCCGGAGTTTCAGCAGGTGGACGACAACGACAAACCCATCGAGGACCCGGTCCTCGCCATCCTGGAGGTGATCTGCATCATCTGCTTCTCCGCCGAGTTCATCATCCGGCTCTTTGTCGCTCCCTCCCGCCGGAAGTTCCTGGGGAACCCGTTGAACATCATCGACGTGGCCTCCATCTTGCCGTTTTACGCCACCCTGGTCTTGGAAAACACGGACGAGGAGAGCGCCGAGGAGAACGAGGACCTGGAGAACGTGGGGAAGGTGGTGCAGGTTCTCCGCCTCATGAGGGTTCTCCGCATCCTCAAACTCGCCCGCCACTCCATCGGGCTCCGAGCGCTGGGGGCCACCGTCCGGCACAGCTACAACGAGGTGGGACTGCTACTCCTCTTCCTCTCGGTGGGGATCTCCATCTTCTCCGCACTTATCTACTTCGCCGAGAAGGAGGAGCCCGACACGGACTTAGGCACCATCCCGTCCGGGTGGTGGTGGGCCACGATCACCATGACCACGGTGGGCTTCGGCGACACCTGCCCGGTGACTCTCGCCGGCAAGATGGTGGCCACTTTGTGTATCATCTGCGGACTTCTCGTGGTGGCGCTGCCGGTCACGATCATTTTTAATAAGTTCTCCAAGTACTACCAGAGGAACAAAGCCATGGAGAGGCAGTGCATGCCTAACCCGGAGAGACAAGACCCCGACCTTCCTTACTACAACATCCGGGACTTGTTCACTGACAGCGTCTATCCTTTCATCGGGGACATCACCTTTGGGAACAGTGTCAGCAGCCTCGGCGACCATACCGACGCTTCCAGCCTGCATGATGCGGACATGTGCAATATTGACACCGGTCCAGCTCCGAAGTAA